TGGACTTTGGGGTCGGGCAGGAGGCAGATGTTCTTGCCGGCCACGAAGACCTGACCGTGGGTCGGGATGACTTCGCGGGTCAGAGTTCGCAGCAGGGTCGTCTTGCCGGAGCCGGAGGGGCCGGTGATGTAGCAGAACTCGCCCCGGCCGATGGTCAGGTCGATGTCGGAGAGAGCCCAGTGGGGCTTTTGATATTGAACCCAGACGTGCGCGAGCTCGATCACGCGCCTATTATACGCAAATTCAAATGGGCGGACACATCCTCAATCAAAAAGCTGTTTTCCCGTTTCCGGGAATCGAGGACGGATCCGGGCCTCAGAGGGTAAAGAGGTACATCAGCCAGCCGAAAAGCAGGGCTCCGCCGGCCATGGCCAGGAAGAGAAAGATCCCGTACTTCCAACGCGAGGCCTTCTCCTTGCGCCGCAGCAGGGCCAGGACGACCGCGACCAGGGCGGCGTAGACGATCATCGATAGGAAATGGCTTTCGAAGATCATGACTTCTTCCCCGCGGCGATGTCGGCGGCGTCCAGGGCGATCAGGTAGTTGAGCAGGCCGGCGCCGGCCAGATAGGCGGTGCCGAATTCAAAGGTGACCAGCTTGAGGTCGCCCAGCCCGATGGGCAGGAAGCGCGACAGGAGATAGACCAGGCCGTTCCCGATGTCGGCGAAGAAGGCCAGGATGGTCAGCGGGTTCTCGGTCTGGAAGGGGTAGATCTTGCCGGACATCCAGAGGCCCAGTCCGGTCATAGCCAGGATCGCGGCCAGGAAGGTGAACCCGCGAGCGTATTTCTTTTGCACGATGTGGCCCAGTCCGGGGACGAGCCAGCCCAGGAGGAAGACAGCGATGCTTTTCATGGCTTTCGAGCGCCCATCATAGACCAAACCGTTCCTTCGGCGCAAGAGGCCCGGATTCTGATACAATCCCCCCCATGCCCGAGCTGCCCGAAGTCGAATCGGTCGCCCGCAGCCTTCGGCGCCGCGTCCTGGGCCTTCGCATCGCTTCGGTGGAGGCGTTTCCGCCCCAAGGCAAGGCCGGCCGGGCCGCGGGGACCGGCTGGGGCGGGGGCCGCGCGGCCCGCGCCGCGTCGGCTGTTCCCCTGACCGAGCTGGCCGGCAAGACGATCGACAAGGTCGGCCGGAGGGGCAAGGTGCTTATCCTCGAGTGCGGCGGCCTGGCCCTCCTATTCCATTTGAAGATGACCGGTCGTTTCCTCTGGAGCCGTCCCGGGCGGCCGCGCGGCCGCCATGTCCACCTGGTTCTCCATTTCCGGCGCCCCGCCCGGGAGCTCCATTTCGAAGATGTCCGCAAATTCGGTCTTGTCCGCTGCCGACCGCTCGCGGGATTGGCGGCCTGTCCCGAGCTCTGCACCCTCGGCCCCGAGCCCTTCGATGTTACCGCCGGCGAGTTCGCCGCTCGGCTCAAGGCCCGGCGCGGCCGGATGAAAAGCGTCCTCCTTGATCAATCTTTCCTGGCGGGCATCGGCAACATCTATGCCGACGAGGCGCTGTTCGAGGCGGGCGTTCATCCGCTGGCCGCGGCCTCGCGCCTGTCCCGCCCCCGGGCCGACCGGTTGGGGGCGGCTGTGCGGGACGTCCTGGCCAGGGCCATCGCCGCGGGCGGTTCCTCGATCCGGGATTATCGCAACGCCGACGGCGAGCTGGGTTCGTTTCAGGACGAACACAAGGTCTACGGCCGGGCCGGCGAGCC
Above is a window of Candidatus Aminicenantes bacterium DNA encoding:
- the mutM gene encoding bifunctional DNA-formamidopyrimidine glycosylase/DNA-(apurinic or apyrimidinic site) lyase — protein: MPELPEVESVARSLRRRVLGLRIASVEAFPPQGKAGRAAGTGWGGGRAARAASAVPLTELAGKTIDKVGRRGKVLILECGGLALLFHLKMTGRFLWSRPGRPRGRHVHLVLHFRRPARELHFEDVRKFGLVRCRPLAGLAACPELCTLGPEPFDVTAGEFAARLKARRGRMKSVLLDQSFLAGIGNIYADEALFEAGVHPLAAASRLSRPRADRLGAAVRDVLARAIAAGGSSIRDYRNADGELGSFQDEHKVYGRAGEPCPRCGGPIRRAVIGGRSSHYCPRCQKK